In Melanotaenia boesemani isolate fMelBoe1 chromosome 7, fMelBoe1.pri, whole genome shotgun sequence, a single window of DNA contains:
- the tnip1 gene encoding TNFAIP3-interacting protein 1 isoform X2 → MEGKGPYRIYDPGGSEVKAREEAVGGSSYRQLLEENSILRERMKGLKSLGDLLEESQSEACRLRQRVEELVRDNEALKSSNFAASLCMGGPIQTETQNRPCLHPAAEKEEQTSCLGRTLQSEKPNEALSEFEEVNLEGKNSDALTAGSAGGAIPLLPQENNELASQLKRLESSFSIFAEESNPNQLLAHLGRMAVEFHHLSSKVQKNEQRTSLLQTLCEQLRQENNELRKKMEEDHHIRNRDLEQLRLENQKLKELVTGGAAVSSAALPSDTEASEAKDEPVKEESAAVRPKMEATTPQKSGKAAEKTPTKPCDVEVYEKKIRLLEKQRKDVLEVNKQWDIQWNSMKSQFEQKITDLRQRLAESQKTVVELEAEREQRQRDYDKKLLLAKSKIENVQGEKECLNSETAELKQKVRYLQDQLLPLSKQREYQEKEIQRLNRALEEALNLHSPSSAQQPPGQGNFADAANNLKKQELLTQIAVLKEQVKIFEEDFRKERSDRERMNEEKEDLRRQVERLQGQITNLTNQLHQAQNECQRERTERCKLERLQMQHHKQVGTQGLEGWPLHFPPRMPNAAGATAAAAAAPPPTRDFQPVTPGFPWQMSFPPPRGARAVGESSRPPPENADQSAAAATAATGFGKRERQNMDPGKH, encoded by the exons ATGGAAGGGAAAGGTCCATATCGCATCTATGACCCAGGTGGGAGTGAAGTCAAGGCCAGAGAGGAGGCTGTAGGGGGAAGCAGCTATCGACAGCTGCTGGAGGAGAACAGTATACTGAGGGAGCGGATGAAAGGACTCAAGAGCTTAG GTGATTTACTGGAAGAGTCTCAGTCGGAAGCATGTAGGCTTCGGCAGCGAGTGGAAGAGCTTGTAAGAGACAATGAAGCCTTAAAGTCCTCCAACTTCGCTGCCAGTCTATGTATGGGAGGGCCCATTCAGACTGAAACACAAA ACAGACCCTGTTTACACCCTGCTGCTGAGAAGGAGGAGCAAACTAGCTGTTTAGGGAGGACACTTCAGTCTGAGAAGCCCAAT GAGGCCTTATCAGAATTTGAGGAAGTGAATTTGGAGGGAAAGAACTCGGATGCCTTGACT GCTGGGTCAGCGGGAGGAGCGATCCCCCTCCTTCCTCAGGAGAACAATGAGCTGGCGAGCCAGCTGAAGAGACTGGAGAGCTCTTTTAGTATATTTGCAGAAGAATCTAACCCAAACCAGCTCTTGGCTCACCTCGGCCGCATGGCTGTGGAGTTTCACCATCTTTCCTCTAAGGTCCAAAAGAATGAACAGAGGACCTCCCTTCTACAG ACTCTGTGTGAGCAGCTTAGACAGGAGAATAATGAGCTTcgaaaaaaaatggaagaagaTCATCATATCAGGAATCGAGACTTGGAACAGCTGAG GCTAGAGAATCAGAAACTTAAGGAGCTGGTCACAGGAGGAGCAGCGGTGTCATCGGCTGCGCTGCCATCTGATACAGAGGCTTCAGAGGCCAAAGACGAGCCAGTTAAGGAGGAATCTGCTGCTGTTCGACCTAAAATGGAGGCCACCACACCACAGAag AGTggaaaagctgcagagaaaaccCCAACTAAACCATGTGATGTAGAGGTGTATGAAAAGAAGATCAGGCTTTTGGAGAAGCAGAGAAAGGAT GTTCTGGAGGTGAACAAGCAGTGGGACATTCAGTGGAACTCCATGAAGTCACAGTTTGAGCAAAAG ATCACAGACCTCAGGCAGCGGTTAGCAGAGTCCCAGAAAACTGTGGTGGAGCTGGAGGCCGAGCGGGAACAGAGGCAACGTGACTATGacaagaagctgctgctggccaAGTCCAAGATTGAAAATGTGCAG GGGGAGAAGGAGTGTTTAAACTCTGAAACTGCTGAGCTGAAGCAGAAGGTTCGCTACCTGCAGGATCAGCTGCTGCCTCTCAGTAAGCAGAGAGAGTATCAAGAGAAGGAGATCCAGCGCCTCAACAGG GCCTTAGAGGAAGCCTTAAACCTGCACTCCCCTTCATCTGCCCAACAACCTCCTGGCCAGGGAAACTTTGCAGATGCAGCCAACAACCTAAAAAAACAGGAACTGCTCACTCAGATAGCTGTACTAAAAGAACAG GTGAAAATCTTTGAGGAGGACTTTAGAAAAGAAAGGAGTGACCGGGAGCGAATGAACGAGGAGAAAGAAGATTTGAGGCGGCAAGTAGAGAGGCTCCAGGGTCAGATTACTAATTTGACGAATCAG cttCATCAAGCGCAGAACGAGTGTCAGAGAGAACGTACAGAAAGATGTAAGCTGGAGAGACTTCAGATGCAGCATCACAAACAG GTGGGAACGCAGGGCCTCGAAGGTTGGCCCCTACACTTCCCTCCCCGGATGCCCAATGCAGCAGGCGCCACAGCCGCAGCCGCCGCAGCACCACCCCCTACTCGAGACTTCCAGCCTGTAACCCCG GGTTTTCCTTGGCAAATGTCATTCCCTCCACCTCGAGGGGCCAGAGCAGTAGGAGAGAGTTCAAGACCACCACCAGAGAACGCAG atcagtcagcagcagcagccacgGCAGCAACAGGGTTTGGAAAAAGGGAGAGACAGAACATGGACCCTGGAAAGCACTAA
- the tnip1 gene encoding TNFAIP3-interacting protein 1 isoform X1 — translation MEGKGPYRIYDPGGSEVKAREEAVGGSSYRQLLEENSILRERMKGLKSLGDLLEESQSEACRLRQRVEELVRDNEALKSSNFAASLCMGGPIQTETQNRPCLHPAAEKEEQTSCLGRTLQSEKPNEALSEFEEVNLEGKNSDALTAGSAGGAIPLLPQENNELASQLKRLESSFSIFAEESNPNQLLAHLGRMAVEFHHLSSKVQKNEQRTSLLQTLCEQLRQENNELRKKMEEDHHIRNRDLEQLRLENQKLKELVTGGAAVSSAALPSDTEASEAKDEPVKEESAAVRPKMEATTPQKSGKAAEKTPTKPCDVEVYEKKIRLLEKQRKDVLEVNKQWDIQWNSMKSQFEQKITDLRQRLAESQKTVVELEAEREQRQRDYDKKLLLAKSKIENVQGEKECLNSETAELKQKVRYLQDQLLPLSKQREYQEKEIQRLNRALEEALNLHSPSSAQQPPGQGNFADAANNLKKQELLTQIAVLKEQVKIFEEDFRKERSDRERMNEEKEDLRRQVERLQGQITNLTNQLHQAQNECQRERTERCKLERLQMQHHKQGQHQERRTSDPTSGSVNSPLSPPYCGPFVQVGTQGLEGWPLHFPPRMPNAAGATAAAAAAPPPTRDFQPVTPGFPWQMSFPPPRGARAVGESSRPPPENADQSAAAATAATGFGKRERQNMDPGKH, via the exons ATGGAAGGGAAAGGTCCATATCGCATCTATGACCCAGGTGGGAGTGAAGTCAAGGCCAGAGAGGAGGCTGTAGGGGGAAGCAGCTATCGACAGCTGCTGGAGGAGAACAGTATACTGAGGGAGCGGATGAAAGGACTCAAGAGCTTAG GTGATTTACTGGAAGAGTCTCAGTCGGAAGCATGTAGGCTTCGGCAGCGAGTGGAAGAGCTTGTAAGAGACAATGAAGCCTTAAAGTCCTCCAACTTCGCTGCCAGTCTATGTATGGGAGGGCCCATTCAGACTGAAACACAAA ACAGACCCTGTTTACACCCTGCTGCTGAGAAGGAGGAGCAAACTAGCTGTTTAGGGAGGACACTTCAGTCTGAGAAGCCCAAT GAGGCCTTATCAGAATTTGAGGAAGTGAATTTGGAGGGAAAGAACTCGGATGCCTTGACT GCTGGGTCAGCGGGAGGAGCGATCCCCCTCCTTCCTCAGGAGAACAATGAGCTGGCGAGCCAGCTGAAGAGACTGGAGAGCTCTTTTAGTATATTTGCAGAAGAATCTAACCCAAACCAGCTCTTGGCTCACCTCGGCCGCATGGCTGTGGAGTTTCACCATCTTTCCTCTAAGGTCCAAAAGAATGAACAGAGGACCTCCCTTCTACAG ACTCTGTGTGAGCAGCTTAGACAGGAGAATAATGAGCTTcgaaaaaaaatggaagaagaTCATCATATCAGGAATCGAGACTTGGAACAGCTGAG GCTAGAGAATCAGAAACTTAAGGAGCTGGTCACAGGAGGAGCAGCGGTGTCATCGGCTGCGCTGCCATCTGATACAGAGGCTTCAGAGGCCAAAGACGAGCCAGTTAAGGAGGAATCTGCTGCTGTTCGACCTAAAATGGAGGCCACCACACCACAGAag AGTggaaaagctgcagagaaaaccCCAACTAAACCATGTGATGTAGAGGTGTATGAAAAGAAGATCAGGCTTTTGGAGAAGCAGAGAAAGGAT GTTCTGGAGGTGAACAAGCAGTGGGACATTCAGTGGAACTCCATGAAGTCACAGTTTGAGCAAAAG ATCACAGACCTCAGGCAGCGGTTAGCAGAGTCCCAGAAAACTGTGGTGGAGCTGGAGGCCGAGCGGGAACAGAGGCAACGTGACTATGacaagaagctgctgctggccaAGTCCAAGATTGAAAATGTGCAG GGGGAGAAGGAGTGTTTAAACTCTGAAACTGCTGAGCTGAAGCAGAAGGTTCGCTACCTGCAGGATCAGCTGCTGCCTCTCAGTAAGCAGAGAGAGTATCAAGAGAAGGAGATCCAGCGCCTCAACAGG GCCTTAGAGGAAGCCTTAAACCTGCACTCCCCTTCATCTGCCCAACAACCTCCTGGCCAGGGAAACTTTGCAGATGCAGCCAACAACCTAAAAAAACAGGAACTGCTCACTCAGATAGCTGTACTAAAAGAACAG GTGAAAATCTTTGAGGAGGACTTTAGAAAAGAAAGGAGTGACCGGGAGCGAATGAACGAGGAGAAAGAAGATTTGAGGCGGCAAGTAGAGAGGCTCCAGGGTCAGATTACTAATTTGACGAATCAG cttCATCAAGCGCAGAACGAGTGTCAGAGAGAACGTACAGAAAGATGTAAGCTGGAGAGACTTCAGATGCAGCATCACAAACAG GGGCAGCATCAGGAAAGACGTACCTCAGACCCCACGTCAGGCTCAGTGAACAGCCCGCTGAGCCCTCCCTACTGTGGTCCCTTTGTACAGGTGGGAACGCAGGGCCTCGAAGGTTGGCCCCTACACTTCCCTCCCCGGATGCCCAATGCAGCAGGCGCCACAGCCGCAGCCGCCGCAGCACCACCCCCTACTCGAGACTTCCAGCCTGTAACCCCG GGTTTTCCTTGGCAAATGTCATTCCCTCCACCTCGAGGGGCCAGAGCAGTAGGAGAGAGTTCAAGACCACCACCAGAGAACGCAG atcagtcagcagcagcagccacgGCAGCAACAGGGTTTGGAAAAAGGGAGAGACAGAACATGGACCCTGGAAAGCACTAA